The Microcoleus sp. FACHB-672 genomic interval TCCATCGTTGTGTTTGAAGGGTTCGCGCTCGACAGTGCGAGGTTGAACCTTTACTTCACAATATTCGCATCTGTATCCATACATCGGATTTTCTCTATAATACGGTCAATATCACTGGGAGGCAATTGATTGTTTGAGTCACATCAAGGTAATTATATCAAGTTGGTAGTACATTCATTCTTTTAATCTAAACTTTGCTAATATTGCCGACAACTTCTATACTACAAGCAGGCAAGGACATTTTTGTAAAAACGAAGCTGCTTTACTCTCCGCATTTAGGTTGTGTAAATGTGCTGGAGTCGGTCGGATAATGCCATTAAATATATCATCTAGACCGTAAGGAGTAAAGAACTGCCATTCTCCTTGCTCATCTAACCGTACCCCTACAGCCGTCGCTGTGTGCAACCAATCACTCACCCCATCTTCAGTGCTATTGTACAACCGGCTGCCGGCACGCCAACGCGCAAAACTCGCTTGATTTTTAACATCAAATTTGTACTCAGGAAACTGCGCTGTCAGGATATCTTTCGCAGCGAGTTCTTGATCACGATCTCCCAGCCCATCAAAAAAGGCAATATCAAAATCGTTAATAATTAACTGACATTCATTACCGAACACTGATTTCCAAACCGTATTTCGTACCGCACCACCGGCTAACCACCAATTAGGCAAATTCAGCAGAGAGATTGCCGGCAGTACAACACCCACGGGCGAATCTACCAAAATCTTCTGGAGGCGAGGGGTATTATCCATGTTTTATTTAAGTCTTTCCACTTATTTACCCAATTGTATTTTCAGTGCGCGCAACATCCGACTGGTTCCTTCTTCAATCGCTTTTTGCACCAGTTGGGGAATCATTTCAGTAATAGGCAGATCGGAAAAAATAAGACTAACAGTTGATTCAGTATAGTCTTCGTTTTGGAGAATATAAATCGTCAGTTTGCGATTTCGATAGATCCACACTTCCGGAACACGCAAGGCTTGATAAGCATTCAAGGTCGTCTTTGAAGTCACATCAGATTCAATCGCAAGATCGGGAGGTGGGTAAACCTCCAAATTCATATTGGTACAACCTCGAACACGACCGGCATTCTGGATATAAAAGCAGGTATCAGGTTCAACACCGGCAATGTCTGGTTGCTTCAAAGTCGTTGAGCCAAAATCTTCCCAGTCCTGTCCTTGGGCATCCAAAATAGCTTTGACAATATCGGCAATAATGCGATGGGGACGTTCCTGCAATGCCAAAGGAGACATGATTTCCAGCGTTCCTCGATAGTATGCAATGCGTGTGTTGCGCTGTTCTCCCAGTTCGGTAAGAATCTCCTCAAACTCCTGCCAGGACAGGTTATGAATGGTCATCATGCTGCCGGCAGTGAGTTCAATGGCACCAATGGGGATGGTAACAGTCATTAATGTTCCTCCGTCGATTGCTCAGGCAACTTCTTCAAGCGTAACTTGCTATTCACCCGTGAGCCGGTTTGGCATTGTGAGAACCTATGCCACTTCAACAGGCATTTTTTCTAAAAATATTTCTATCTCACATCAATAAAAAACCGGCTTAAGATCAAGATCATGCCGGCATTTAGGAATTAGGAAATAAAACGGCAAACTTCTAAGACTTTTTATGAGCAACGACATCAGCCGTTGCTTTAGCAATCGTCGCCAGCTGTAACCCTTGGGGATAATCGCCTTCTTGCTTGATTCGCTTGATTTCTGCTTCAGGAATCGGTAAGTTTAACTTCTGACAAACAGCTTGCACAATATCGCCGCGATCAATAACACCGGCAACCGCACCCGCTGGAGAGAGAACCGTCATGCGCCGCAATTGATGAATTTCCAGCCGGTTAATCGCTTCAACAATGGGCGTTTTTTCGTCAACGGTAATCAAGTCTGCAAACGGACGCGCAATGTGGTGAAGCGTCTGTTTTTCCCAAAGGCTGCGCTCGACAAAGCGAATATCATCGGTAACAATCATGCCGCGATAGCGACCATTAGACGCTGCATAAAAAGGTTTTTCTGACGCACCGCCTTCAATTAACAGGTATTGATCCGCAAACTCGCGCAGCGTCATCTCAGCATCAACAAC includes:
- a CDS encoding nucleotidyltransferase family protein yields the protein MDNTPRLQKILVDSPVGVVLPAISLLNLPNWWLAGGAVRNTVWKSVFGNECQLIINDFDIAFFDGLGDRDQELAAKDILTAQFPEYKFDVKNQASFARWRAGSRLYNSTEDGVSDWLHTATAVGVRLDEQGEWQFFTPYGLDDIFNGIIRPTPAHLHNLNAESKAASFLQKCPCLLVV
- a CDS encoding Uma2 family endonuclease encodes the protein MTVTIPIGAIELTAGSMMTIHNLSWQEFEEILTELGEQRNTRIAYYRGTLEIMSPLALQERPHRIIADIVKAILDAQGQDWEDFGSTTLKQPDIAGVEPDTCFYIQNAGRVRGCTNMNLEVYPPPDLAIESDVTSKTTLNAYQALRVPEVWIYRNRKLTIYILQNEDYTESTVSLIFSDLPITEMIPQLVQKAIEEGTSRMLRALKIQLGK